In Streptomyces griseiscabiei, a single genomic region encodes these proteins:
- a CDS encoding ADP-ribosyltransferase family protein — translation MAGAGHPALGAYATAQMWETKTRQAVENGDDEQAKLYADNAKLSAAATRTMLGDRKQTPRYPNAADPRVAWAMPAREPEPAEDDWGAAQMPEYPEHVRAADAFARASGAGGAATFVPRADGGQTVAWRGDDFAGSATVYPADGDEPPHARVVFNRLDQGRYQALADSPWPYRVENGQVIYDRVPADHAEQIIAAARSRQAARPWERHGLGRDPYRDQLEEHRAGDLEPESNAWGAGLSSEQNHWVRTYTGSRYRQINAHLYNGRSLDEPAEKMDVPMRVVTENINSAIRSAGTAEVPHHTFRGFTPPLEVRKGNRVAQWARENFPAGSRYHSPSFLSSSHCPNVAADPYFARTDWEEDGRYGEADHAVVFEMVSRRGAAVAHVSQYGNLERERLQESGSNWVSVGIQENVTIRGRKCVVVQLVDTNEIPRH, via the coding sequence ATGGCCGGCGCCGGGCACCCCGCGCTCGGCGCGTACGCCACGGCCCAGATGTGGGAGACCAAGACCCGTCAGGCCGTCGAGAACGGTGACGACGAGCAGGCCAAGCTGTACGCGGACAACGCGAAGCTGTCCGCGGCCGCGACGCGCACCATGCTGGGCGACCGCAAGCAGACGCCGCGCTACCCCAATGCCGCCGATCCCCGCGTCGCGTGGGCGATGCCCGCGCGGGAGCCCGAGCCGGCCGAGGACGACTGGGGCGCGGCGCAGATGCCGGAGTACCCCGAGCACGTCCGTGCTGCCGATGCGTTCGCGCGGGCCAGCGGGGCGGGCGGGGCCGCGACGTTCGTGCCGCGCGCCGACGGCGGGCAGACGGTGGCCTGGCGCGGCGACGACTTCGCCGGCTCCGCGACCGTGTATCCGGCCGACGGGGATGAACCGCCGCACGCCCGGGTCGTGTTCAACCGGCTCGACCAGGGCCGCTACCAGGCGCTCGCCGACTCGCCCTGGCCCTACCGGGTCGAGAACGGGCAGGTCATCTACGACCGCGTCCCCGCCGATCACGCCGAGCAGATCATCGCCGCGGCGCGCAGCCGGCAGGCGGCCCGGCCCTGGGAGCGGCACGGCCTGGGCCGCGACCCGTACCGGGACCAGCTGGAGGAGCACCGGGCCGGTGACCTGGAACCCGAGTCGAACGCGTGGGGCGCCGGCCTCAGCTCCGAGCAGAACCACTGGGTCCGCACCTACACCGGCTCGAGGTACCGGCAGATCAACGCCCACCTCTACAACGGGCGCAGCCTCGATGAGCCGGCGGAGAAGATGGACGTGCCGATGCGGGTGGTCACCGAGAACATCAACTCGGCGATCCGCTCGGCAGGCACGGCCGAGGTCCCGCACCACACCTTCCGCGGGTTCACTCCCCCGCTGGAGGTCCGCAAAGGCAACCGTGTCGCGCAGTGGGCGAGGGAGAACTTCCCGGCCGGCAGCCGGTATCACAGCCCGTCGTTCCTCTCCTCGTCGCACTGCCCGAACGTGGCGGCCGACCCGTACTTCGCGCGGACCGACTGGGAGGAGGACGGCCGCTACGGAGAAGCCGACCATGCCGTGGTGTTCGAGATGGTCTCGCGCCGCGGGGCCGCGGTGGCGCATGTGTCGCAGTACGGGAATCTGGAGCGGGAGCGGCTGCAGGAGAGCGGCTCGAACTGGGTGTCCGTGGGCATCCAGGAGAACGTGACGATCCGGGGCCGCAAGTGCGTCGTGGTCCAGCTCGTCGACACGAACGAGATCCCCCGCCACTGA
- a CDS encoding ADP-ribosyltransferase: MRSARRASSAQLGKTVAEAGDPNAQAAYANAQAWTARTKEALEEGDDDRARMYADNAKKCAAAARAYARGKQPKQPYPDADDPAALSAEPPPPPPEQTRAARALAGAAGIGGRARVLPPRDDGGQTTAWNDQGFGGAATVYPGEGDEPPHARVVFSRLDRDRYQALADSPWPYRTEDGQVIYDRVPVDHAEQIIHAAASRRPAKPWERHGLSDARHRDRLDEVTADRLVPESEQWASNLDQGQRQWVTTYTGHSYSEINEHLYKGRDLDQPADGMHTPMRVVTGNIDSAIAAAGQSQEPHRCFRGYTPPLDVRKENRVAGWARENFVVGSRYRDDSYMSVSHCPAVAAGFTNRGWSSDGEWGMADHGVVFETVSRRGAAVAHISEFDNAERERLMPRGSEFVVVGVHENVNVAGQPCVVVQLADVNESKRY, from the coding sequence ATGCGATCGGCGCGGCGAGCCTCCTCCGCCCAGCTCGGCAAGACCGTCGCCGAGGCTGGTGACCCGAATGCTCAGGCGGCGTACGCGAACGCGCAGGCGTGGACGGCGCGCACCAAGGAGGCCCTGGAGGAGGGTGACGACGACCGGGCGCGGATGTACGCGGACAACGCGAAGAAGTGCGCTGCCGCTGCCCGTGCGTACGCCCGTGGCAAGCAGCCCAAGCAGCCCTACCCGGACGCCGACGATCCGGCAGCGCTGAGCGCGGAGCCACCCCCGCCGCCGCCGGAGCAGACCCGCGCGGCGCGTGCCCTGGCCGGCGCGGCGGGCATCGGCGGGCGGGCCCGTGTGCTGCCGCCTCGGGATGACGGCGGGCAGACGACCGCCTGGAACGACCAGGGCTTCGGTGGCGCCGCCACCGTCTACCCGGGCGAGGGCGACGAGCCTCCGCACGCGCGGGTCGTGTTCAGCCGGCTCGACCGCGACCGCTACCAGGCGCTCGCTGACTCCCCCTGGCCCTACCGGACCGAGGACGGGCAAGTCATCTACGACCGCGTCCCGGTCGACCACGCCGAGCAGATCATCCACGCGGCGGCCTCCCGTCGGCCGGCCAAGCCGTGGGAGCGGCACGGCCTGAGCGACGCGCGGCACCGGGATCGCCTCGACGAGGTGACGGCCGATCGTCTGGTGCCCGAGTCGGAACAGTGGGCGTCCAATCTGGACCAGGGCCAGCGCCAGTGGGTCACGACGTACACCGGCCACTCGTACAGCGAGATCAACGAGCACCTCTACAAGGGCCGGGACCTTGACCAGCCGGCCGACGGCATGCACACGCCGATGCGAGTCGTGACGGGGAACATCGACTCCGCGATCGCGGCCGCTGGGCAGTCCCAGGAGCCGCACCGGTGCTTCCGCGGGTACACCCCGCCCCTCGATGTCCGTAAGGAGAACCGGGTCGCGGGCTGGGCCCGGGAGAACTTCGTGGTCGGCAGCCGCTACCGGGACGACTCGTACATGTCGGTCTCCCACTGCCCGGCGGTGGCCGCCGGGTTCACCAACCGCGGCTGGTCGTCCGACGGCGAGTGGGGCATGGCCGATCACGGCGTGGTCTTCGAGACGGTCTCCCGGCGCGGCGCCGCGGTCGCGCACATCTCGGAGTTCGACAACGCCGAGAGGGAGCGGCTGATGCCTCGCGGGTCGGAGTTCGTGGTGGTCGGTGTGCACGAGAACGTGAACGTGGCCGGCCAGCCCTGCGTGGTCGTGCAGCTGGCCGACGTGAACGAGTCCAAGCGGTACTGA
- a CDS encoding DUF3592 domain-containing protein, producing MGMAAVGGFLLATFGVLCGFLVRQLVGRLRSLFGGLVAEGVCVRRYSSEGSEGNTYWHHVYGFTTADGRYVEFEEDALLMPQGQAVTVRYRLGKNPARTATVMGRDGAWSPLFGQLFGIFVSGCFAAFGVLSLWLGVEELSR from the coding sequence ATGGGGATGGCGGCTGTGGGCGGGTTCCTTCTGGCGACGTTCGGTGTGCTGTGCGGCTTTCTGGTGCGGCAGTTGGTCGGACGGCTCCGGTCGCTGTTCGGCGGACTGGTCGCCGAGGGCGTGTGCGTGCGCCGCTACTCCTCGGAGGGCAGCGAGGGCAACACCTACTGGCACCACGTGTACGGGTTCACCACGGCGGACGGCCGGTACGTGGAGTTCGAGGAAGACGCGCTGCTGATGCCCCAGGGCCAGGCGGTGACGGTCCGCTACCGGCTCGGGAAGAACCCGGCGCGCACCGCCACCGTCATGGGACGGGACGGTGCGTGGTCGCCGTTGTTCGGGCAGCTCTTCGGGATCTTCGTCAGCGGCTGCTTCGCCGCTTTCGGCGTGTTGTCCTTGTGGCTGGGTGTGGAGGAGCTCAGCCGGTAG
- a CDS encoding tyrosine-protein kinase family protein, which produces MSRDSNTILLRQQYTGEPRQAAHAFYQARGLYFGLVPDATDPAQQLLEAVLLRTLARPHPQIPAPTAAGTFFGLRGVSPDIDTLVLWPHPDQLTQLLGRILPVRTDSGIAGVPGLRARPHPSRTDTLLLARPGHRSHLTLRARPAALQQAEDHILAAGLEPLWSARTSQPGERQAWESLARALPPEETALWSRALRRAGLHTRQAPDWTRSAPESGQLEGPKPQRIAARPVGPAGGPARGIVAVTSARGQAGLGCTTTALTLAGALARTGAKIAFLGADDPNGLHRILEPTTLQPGQWHDLLPDLPGPGTLRGMIVSPSALNAAELLADAARGHDTVVLDAGAAFQLRHLAGHADAAVVLTDLDTEVWGSTEILDRRPAWVQMWDWLNTRYLTARARARDPHSQLLHFLDETFEMYVWDRVSDDNADVYDADDPADTAAWWDDFQPDPDGEGEENEPLSFPEDIDAELLDIWRQDFLAFLAGEGAIRHPDTWGAVAAVWIDHNRNLDLPGSTGDGTLVEEVLREAAPTAIARWGEQTWQEHHPRWAAAGAHTRKDSLTPWQHLIEEAIQPADPAATARFLLAHLNRPDNTPIALAIAHVDNALDNEQHHLAVLRDTLRAEGIPAFTVLPDLHDHPARGETLQFLTHPSDREAAAANRLALVVGDLLANRTRP; this is translated from the coding sequence ATGTCCAGGGACAGCAACACCATCCTGCTGCGCCAGCAGTACACCGGCGAGCCCCGACAGGCCGCCCACGCCTTCTACCAGGCCCGCGGCCTGTACTTCGGCCTCGTACCCGACGCCACCGACCCCGCCCAGCAGCTCCTCGAAGCCGTCCTCCTCCGTACCCTCGCCCGGCCCCACCCGCAGATCCCCGCGCCCACCGCCGCGGGCACCTTCTTCGGGCTGCGCGGCGTCTCCCCGGACATCGACACGCTCGTGCTGTGGCCCCACCCCGACCAGCTGACCCAGCTGCTCGGCCGCATCCTGCCGGTCCGCACCGACAGCGGGATCGCCGGCGTCCCGGGCCTGCGGGCCCGTCCGCACCCCAGCCGCACCGACACGCTGCTCCTGGCCCGCCCCGGCCACCGCTCCCACCTCACCCTGCGCGCCCGACCGGCCGCCCTGCAGCAGGCCGAGGACCACATCCTGGCCGCCGGCCTCGAACCGCTGTGGTCGGCGCGTACCTCCCAGCCCGGGGAGCGGCAGGCATGGGAGAGCCTGGCCAGGGCCCTGCCGCCCGAGGAGACGGCACTGTGGAGCCGCGCCCTGCGCCGCGCCGGCCTGCACACCCGCCAGGCGCCGGACTGGACCCGGTCCGCACCTGAGTCCGGACAACTGGAGGGCCCCAAGCCCCAGCGCATCGCCGCCCGCCCCGTCGGCCCGGCCGGAGGCCCGGCCCGCGGCATCGTCGCGGTGACCAGTGCCCGCGGTCAGGCCGGGCTCGGCTGTACCACCACTGCGCTCACGCTCGCCGGCGCCCTGGCACGCACCGGCGCCAAGATTGCGTTCCTCGGGGCCGACGACCCCAACGGCCTCCACCGAATCCTGGAGCCGACGACGCTGCAGCCGGGCCAGTGGCACGACCTGCTGCCCGACCTGCCGGGACCGGGCACCCTGCGCGGCATGATCGTCTCCCCGAGCGCGCTGAACGCCGCGGAGCTGCTCGCCGACGCCGCCCGCGGGCACGACACCGTGGTCCTCGACGCCGGCGCCGCCTTCCAGCTGCGGCACCTGGCCGGGCACGCGGACGCGGCCGTCGTCCTCACCGACCTCGACACCGAGGTGTGGGGAAGCACCGAGATCCTCGACCGGCGCCCCGCCTGGGTACAGATGTGGGACTGGCTCAACACCCGCTACCTCACTGCCCGTGCCCGAGCCCGCGACCCGCACTCCCAGCTCCTGCACTTCCTGGACGAGACGTTCGAGATGTACGTCTGGGACCGGGTCTCGGACGACAACGCCGACGTCTACGACGCCGACGACCCGGCGGACACCGCTGCCTGGTGGGACGACTTCCAACCCGACCCCGACGGCGAAGGCGAGGAGAACGAGCCGCTGTCGTTCCCGGAGGACATCGACGCCGAGCTCCTGGACATCTGGCGTCAGGACTTCCTGGCCTTCCTCGCCGGCGAAGGGGCCATCCGCCACCCGGACACCTGGGGCGCCGTCGCCGCCGTGTGGATCGACCACAACCGCAACCTCGACCTTCCGGGCAGCACGGGCGACGGAACCCTCGTCGAGGAGGTCCTGCGAGAGGCCGCCCCGACCGCCATCGCCCGCTGGGGCGAGCAGACGTGGCAGGAGCACCATCCCCGGTGGGCAGCAGCCGGCGCCCACACCCGCAAGGACAGCCTCACCCCCTGGCAGCACCTGATCGAGGAGGCGATCCAGCCCGCCGACCCGGCCGCCACCGCGCGGTTCCTGCTCGCCCACCTGAACCGACCGGACAACACCCCCATCGCGCTGGCGATCGCGCACGTCGACAACGCCCTCGACAACGAGCAGCACCACCTCGCCGTCCTCCGCGACACCCTGCGCGCCGAGGGCATCCCCGCCTTCACCGTCCTGCCGGACCTGCACGATCACCCGGCGCGGGGAGAAACCCTGCAGTTCCTGACACATCCCTCGGACCGGGAGGCCGCCGCTGCCAACCGCCTGGCCCTGGTGGTGGGCGACCTGCTCGCGAACCGGACACGCCCTTGA